In Octopus bimaculoides isolate UCB-OBI-ISO-001 chromosome 28, ASM119413v2, whole genome shotgun sequence, the following are encoded in one genomic region:
- the LOC106881418 gene encoding zinc finger protein OZF-like, translated as MNMENVNHSDTLNTNVFNDRDEKTVDKNVAEYFCEICRQIFSSEHEVLTHTKIHSKEKLCQREICGKFNSNLRIHAGEIPVCCEIYGNSFVPRSNINSHKISHAAEKLFYCEICGKSFMKKSILVVHIRSHTGEKPYHCDICGKSFGDNSYLTKHKSLHTGEKPFHCEICGKSFITQGHLKTHERIHTGEKRFHCEICGKSFVSNCDLNRHNRIHTGEKPFSCEICGKSFITNGLLKTHKRIHTGEKPYHCALCGKSFTQNCNLVIHIRSHTGERPYHCDICGKCFVYSSDFNRHKRIHTAEKPYHCEICGKLFSDNSNLSVHKRTHTGEKPFHCEICEKSFVSNSDLSRHKIIHTGQKPYHCDICGKDFTQNSSLVVHRLIHTGEKPFGCEICGKCFVNNSDLNRHKRIHTGEKPFHCEMCGKSFITNGHLKRHETIHTRKKLF; from the coding sequence ATGAATATGGAGAACGTTAACCACTCGGATACTTTAAACACAAATGTTTTTAATGACAGAGATGAGAAAACTGTGGACAAAAATGTTGCTGAATATTTCTGTGAGATTTGTAGGCAGATATTCTCTTCAGAACACGAagtcctcacacacacaaaaattcataGTAAGGAAAAACTTTGCCAACGTGAAATCTGTGGGAAATTTAACAGTAATTTAAGGATACATGCTGGAGAAATACCCGTGTGTTGTGAAATATATGGGAACTCATTCGTCCCCAGGAGCaacataaattcacacaaaatATCACATGCTGCAGAAAAACTTTtctactgtgaaatatgtgggaaatctttcatGAAGAAATCCATTCTTGTTGTTCACATTCGTAgccacactggagaaaagccatatcattgtgacatctgtgggaAAAGTTTTGGAGATAATAGCTATTTAACGAAACACAAAAGTttacacactggagagaaaccttttcattgtgaaatttgtggtaaatCGTTTATCACTCAAGGTCATTTAAAAACTCATGAAAggattcacactggagaaaaacggtttcactgtgaaatatgtggtaaatCTTTCGTCTCTAATTGTGATTTAAACCGACATAACAGGatacatactggagagaaacccttCAGTTGTGAGATTTGTGGGAAATCATTCATCACTAATGGTCttttaaaaacacataaaaggatacatactggagaaaaaccttatcattGTGCTTTATGTGGGAAATCATTTACTCAGAACTGTAACCTTGTTATCCATATAAGGAGTCACACTGGAGAGAGACCttatcattgtgacatctgtgggaaatgttttgtttatagcaGTGATTTTAACAGACATAAAAGAATCCACACTGCAGAAAAACcctatcactgtgaaatatgtggaaaattgtTCTCTGATAATTCTAATCTTTCAGTTCACAAAAGAactcatactggagaaaagccattccattgtgaaatatgtgagaaatctTTTGTTTCTAATAGTGATCTAAGTAGACATAAAATAATTCACACTGGGCAAAAACCGTATCATTGTGACATATGTGGGAAAGATTTCACTCAGAATTCTAGCCTTGTAGTTCACAGGCtcatacacactggagaaaaaccttttgGCTGTGAGATTTGTGGGAAATGCTTTGTCAATAACAGTGATTTAAACAGACATAAAcgaattcatactggagagaaaccatttcattgtgaaatGTGTGGGAAGTCTTTTATCACTAATGGGCACTTAAAAAGGCATGAGACAATACATACTCGGAAAAAACTGTTTTGA